A portion of the Streptomyces coeruleoprunus genome contains these proteins:
- the pstA gene encoding phosphate ABC transporter permease PstA, which produces MSQMIEDRRPVTDSPLPPSAPLSHARMPRWAPFAIAAGSIAAGVGIGLGAGWQSRVQWGLVSALVFVLATFLITAKVENARQAKDRVATSVVWVSFVLAIVPLASLGWVTVSKGMEVLDGYFLSHSMNGVLDADFGGGVYHALLGTIEQVAIAALIAAPIGMLTAIYLVEYGKGRLAQAVTFFVDVMTGVPSIVAGLFILATWNLMLGFGPSGFAGSMALAILMMPVVVRSTEEMLKLVPNELREASLALGVPKWRTILKVVLPTAIGGITTGVMLAVARITGETAPVLLLVFGTKLINPNPFEGAQASLPLYVYEQYAVGTDAAVARAWAAALVLIAFVMLLNLVARGIARWKAPKTGR; this is translated from the coding sequence ATGAGCCAGATGATTGAGGACCGGCGCCCCGTGACCGACTCCCCCCTTCCCCCTTCCGCCCCACTCTCCCACGCGCGCATGCCGCGCTGGGCGCCGTTCGCCATCGCCGCCGGCTCCATCGCCGCGGGCGTCGGCATCGGCCTCGGGGCCGGCTGGCAGAGCCGCGTCCAGTGGGGCCTGGTGTCCGCCCTGGTCTTCGTCCTCGCCACCTTCCTGATCACCGCGAAGGTCGAGAACGCCCGCCAAGCCAAGGACCGCGTCGCCACCAGCGTCGTCTGGGTGTCCTTCGTCCTCGCGATCGTGCCGCTCGCCTCCCTGGGCTGGGTGACGGTCAGCAAGGGCATGGAGGTCCTCGACGGCTACTTCCTCAGCCACTCGATGAACGGCGTCCTCGACGCCGACTTCGGCGGCGGCGTCTACCACGCGCTGCTGGGCACCATCGAGCAGGTCGCCATCGCGGCGCTCATCGCCGCCCCGATCGGCATGCTCACCGCGATCTACCTGGTCGAGTACGGCAAGGGCCGGCTGGCCCAGGCCGTGACGTTCTTCGTCGACGTCATGACGGGTGTCCCGTCGATCGTCGCCGGCCTGTTCATCCTCGCCACCTGGAACCTGATGCTGGGCTTCGGGCCCTCCGGCTTCGCCGGCTCGATGGCGCTGGCCATCCTGATGATGCCGGTGGTCGTGCGTTCCACGGAGGAGATGCTCAAGCTCGTCCCGAACGAGCTGCGCGAGGCGTCCCTCGCGCTGGGCGTCCCCAAGTGGCGGACGATCCTCAAGGTCGTCCTGCCGACCGCGATCGGCGGCATCACCACGGGCGTCATGCTCGCGGTCGCCCGTATCACCGGTGAGACGGCCCCCGTGCTGCTCCTGGTCTTCGGTACGAAGCTGATCAACCCGAACCCGTTCGAAGGCGCTCAGGCGTCGCTCCCCCTCTACGTCTACGAGCAGTACGCCGTCGGTACCGACGCCGCCGTGGCCCGCGCCTGGGCCGCAGCCCTCGTACTGATCGCCTTCGTCATGCTCCTCAACCTGGTGGCCCGCGGCATCGCCCGCTGGAAGGCCCCGAAGACCGGCCGCTGA
- a CDS encoding NUDIX hydrolase — MTGADVVRAAGCVLWRGAPGGALEICLVHRPKYDDWSHPKGKLKRGEEALAGAVREVLEETGRHCVPGAPLPTVRYVAKGRQKEVRYWSAEAQGGTFTPTDEVDKIAWLPPDEALTHLTHPQDQALLRTFLTR, encoded by the coding sequence GTGACCGGGGCGGACGTGGTGCGGGCGGCGGGCTGCGTGCTGTGGCGCGGGGCGCCGGGGGGCGCGCTGGAGATCTGCCTGGTGCACCGGCCGAAGTACGACGACTGGTCACACCCCAAGGGCAAGCTCAAGCGCGGCGAGGAAGCGCTGGCGGGCGCGGTGCGGGAGGTCCTGGAGGAGACGGGCCGGCACTGCGTACCGGGGGCGCCGCTGCCGACGGTCCGGTACGTGGCGAAGGGGCGCCAGAAAGAGGTCCGGTACTGGTCGGCGGAGGCGCAGGGGGGCACGTTCACCCCGACCGACGAGGTGGACAAGATCGCCTGGCTTCCCCCGGACGAGGCCCTGACCCACCTCACCCACCCGCAGGACCAGGCCCTCCTCCGGACCTTCCTGACCCGGTAG
- a CDS encoding RNA degradosome polyphosphate kinase, translating into MSQQPAEVPVQQVASAQDAPTVQHVQPSVGSIAAHRPHSLAASQASELEPDLDADLDAYEEQVTRSELPEGRFLDRERSWLAFNERVLELAEDPATPLLERANFLAIFASNLDEFFMVRVAGLKRRIATGVATRSASGLQPREVLDLIWTRSRELMARHAACFQQDVAPALADEGIHLIRWPELTEKEQARLFTLFRQQIFPVLTPLAVDPAHPFPYISGLSLNLAVVVRNPVSGHRHFARVKVPPLLSRFLEASPQRYVPLEDVIAAHLEELFPGMEVLAHHMFRVTRNEDLEVEEDDAENLLQALEKELMRRRFGPPVRLEVEESIDPYVLDLLVRELKVSDAEVYPLPGPLDLTGLFGIASQDRPELKYKKFVAGTHRDLAEVESASAPDIFAALRERDVLLHHPYDSFSTSVQAFLEQAAADPDVLAIKQTLYRTSGDSPIVDALIDAAESGKQVLVLVEIKARFDEQANIKWARKLEEAGCHVVYGLVGLKTHCKLSLVVRQEGEVLRRYSHVGTGNYHPKTARLYEDLGLLTADPQVGADLSDLFNRLSGYSRRETYRRLLVAPKSLRDGLVSRIDKEIAHHRAGRPAYVRIKANSMVDEAVVDACYRASQAGVPVDIWVRGICALRPGVTGLSENIRVRSILGRFLEHSRVFAFGNGGEPEVWLGSADMMHRNLDRRIEALVRVADPAHRAALNRLLETGMADTTSSWHLGPDGNWTRHATDADGQPLRHVQEMLIDARRRRRAQP; encoded by the coding sequence ATGAGCCAGCAGCCCGCCGAGGTCCCGGTCCAGCAGGTCGCGTCCGCCCAGGACGCCCCCACCGTTCAGCACGTCCAGCCGTCCGTGGGCTCCATAGCCGCGCACCGGCCGCACTCCCTCGCGGCCTCGCAGGCCTCGGAGCTGGAGCCGGACCTCGACGCCGACCTCGACGCGTACGAGGAGCAGGTCACCCGCTCCGAGCTGCCCGAGGGCCGCTTCCTCGACCGCGAGCGCAGCTGGCTCGCGTTCAACGAGCGCGTCCTGGAGCTGGCCGAGGACCCCGCGACGCCCCTCCTCGAACGGGCGAACTTCCTGGCGATCTTCGCGTCCAACCTGGACGAGTTCTTCATGGTCCGGGTCGCCGGCCTCAAGCGCCGGATCGCCACCGGCGTCGCCACCCGCTCCGCCTCCGGCCTCCAGCCGCGCGAGGTCCTGGACCTGATCTGGACCCGCTCCCGCGAGCTGATGGCCCGGCACGCCGCCTGCTTCCAGCAGGACGTCGCCCCGGCCCTGGCCGACGAGGGCATCCACCTCATCCGCTGGCCCGAGCTGACCGAGAAGGAGCAGGCGCGGCTGTTCACGCTGTTCCGGCAGCAGATCTTCCCCGTGCTCACGCCGCTGGCCGTCGACCCGGCCCACCCCTTCCCGTACATCTCCGGCCTCTCCCTGAACCTGGCCGTCGTCGTGCGGAACCCGGTGTCCGGCCACCGCCACTTCGCGCGTGTGAAGGTGCCGCCGCTGCTCTCCCGCTTCCTGGAGGCCTCCCCGCAGCGGTACGTCCCGCTGGAGGACGTCATCGCCGCGCACCTGGAGGAGCTGTTCCCGGGCATGGAGGTGCTGGCGCACCACATGTTCCGCGTGACCCGCAACGAGGACCTCGAAGTCGAGGAGGACGACGCCGAGAACCTGCTCCAGGCCCTGGAGAAGGAGCTCATGCGGCGCCGCTTCGGCCCGCCGGTGCGCCTGGAGGTGGAGGAGTCGATCGACCCGTACGTCCTCGACCTGCTCGTGCGTGAGCTGAAGGTCTCCGACGCCGAGGTCTACCCGCTGCCCGGGCCGCTCGACCTGACCGGTCTGTTCGGCATCGCGAGCCAGGACCGGCCCGAGCTGAAGTACAAGAAGTTCGTCGCCGGCACCCACCGCGACCTCGCCGAGGTCGAGTCCGCCTCCGCGCCCGACATCTTCGCCGCCCTGCGCGAGCGGGACGTCCTGCTGCACCACCCGTACGACAGCTTCTCCACCTCCGTACAGGCCTTCCTGGAGCAGGCGGCCGCCGACCCGGACGTCCTGGCGATCAAGCAGACGCTCTACCGCACCTCCGGCGACTCCCCCATAGTCGACGCCCTCATCGACGCCGCCGAGTCCGGCAAGCAGGTCCTCGTCCTCGTCGAGATCAAGGCCCGCTTCGACGAGCAGGCCAACATCAAGTGGGCCCGCAAGCTGGAGGAGGCCGGCTGCCACGTCGTCTACGGGCTCGTCGGCCTGAAGACCCACTGCAAGCTGTCGCTCGTCGTCCGCCAGGAGGGCGAGGTGCTGCGCCGCTACTCGCACGTCGGCACCGGCAACTACCACCCCAAGACCGCCCGCCTCTACGAGGACCTGGGCCTGCTCACCGCCGACCCGCAGGTGGGCGCCGACCTATCCGACCTGTTCAACCGGCTGTCCGGCTACTCCCGCCGCGAGACCTACCGCCGGCTGCTCGTCGCCCCCAAGTCGCTGCGCGACGGCCTCGTCTCGCGGATCGACAAGGAGATCGCCCACCACCGCGCGGGACGGCCCGCGTACGTCCGCATCAAGGCCAATTCGATGGTCGACGAGGCCGTCGTCGACGCCTGCTACCGCGCCTCGCAGGCCGGCGTCCCGGTCGACATCTGGGTCCGCGGCATCTGCGCCCTGCGCCCCGGCGTCACCGGCCTGTCCGAGAACATCCGCGTCCGCTCGATCCTCGGCCGGTTCCTCGAACACTCGCGCGTCTTCGCATTCGGGAACGGCGGCGAGCCGGAGGTGTGGCTCGGCAGCGCCGACATGATGCACCGCAACCTCGACCGCCGCATAGAGGCGCTCGTACGGGTCGCCGACCCGGCCCACCGCGCGGCCCTCAACCGCCTGCTGGAAACCGGCATGGCCGACACCACCTCGTCCTGGCACCTCGGCCCGGACGGCAACTGGACCCGGCACGCCACGGACGCGGACGGGCAGCCGCTGCGGCATGTCCAGGAGATGCTCATAGACGCCCGGAGGCGCCGACGTGCACAACCCTGA
- a CDS encoding CHAD domain-containing protein, which translates to MHNPDQHASAGDVLAQYLHARAADFLRALSRHAEGNGADTAGAEEATRALRAASRRISGTLHTFRPLLDPSWADGLRTELAWLSGTLAQEHACTTRLVRLVDALSRLTGGGAPVGGGGPAEATAEASGGAAGAARDSTPGPRKRAAVPGARAGGEALALGAARAGALLERQLMLARARAHSAALQALGSTRFHAVADAVALLASEVPLGPAASAPSDDVLAAPAEAVERRLLDAVAALPMSPAVGGEHQDGAWHQVRLLLRLHRYAQEARCAAGAEEPAPELYEAAGALDRHRDAAEAAAAAATAARTPRIAPATAYALGVLHADQRHEVEAARHAFQRAWRGAVVTAR; encoded by the coding sequence GTGCACAACCCTGACCAGCACGCTTCCGCGGGGGACGTACTGGCCCAGTACCTCCATGCCCGCGCCGCCGACTTCCTGCGCGCCCTGAGCCGGCACGCGGAGGGCAACGGCGCCGACACGGCGGGCGCGGAAGAGGCCACCCGCGCCCTGCGGGCCGCGTCCCGCCGCATCAGCGGCACGCTGCACACGTTCCGCCCCCTGCTGGACCCGTCCTGGGCGGACGGCCTGCGCACGGAGCTGGCCTGGCTGTCCGGCACGCTCGCCCAGGAGCACGCCTGTACGACGCGGCTCGTCCGCCTGGTGGACGCCCTGTCCCGGCTGACGGGCGGGGGCGCTCCGGTCGGGGGCGGGGGTCCGGCCGAGGCCACGGCTGAGGCTTCGGGCGGGGCCGCAGGCGCGGCCCGGGACTCCACCCCCGGCCCGCGGAAGCGGGCGGCGGTACCGGGCGCCCGCGCCGGCGGCGAGGCGCTGGCGCTGGGCGCCGCGCGCGCCGGCGCGCTGCTCGAACGGCAGCTCATGCTCGCCCGCGCTCGGGCGCACTCCGCCGCGCTTCAGGCACTGGGCTCGACCCGGTTCCACGCGGTGGCCGACGCCGTGGCCCTGCTCGCCTCGGAGGTGCCGCTCGGCCCCGCCGCGAGCGCCCCCTCCGACGACGTGCTGGCCGCCCCCGCGGAGGCGGTGGAGCGCCGCCTGCTGGACGCGGTGGCCGCGCTGCCGATGAGCCCCGCCGTCGGGGGCGAGCACCAGGACGGCGCGTGGCACCAGGTACGGCTGCTGCTGCGGCTGCACCGGTACGCGCAGGAGGCGCGGTGCGCGGCGGGCGCCGAGGAACCGGCGCCCGAGCTGTACGAGGCGGCCGGCGCGCTGGACCGGCACCGGGACGCCGCGGAGGCGGCGGCGGCCGCGGCGACGGCGGCGCGCACCCCGCGCATCGCCCCCGCGACGGCGTACGCGCTGGGGGTGCTGCACGCCGACCAGCGGCACGAGGTGGAGGCCGCCCGGCACGCGTTCCAGCGGGCCTGGCGGGGGGCGGTGGTGACGGCGCGGTGA
- the pstB gene encoding phosphate ABC transporter ATP-binding protein PstB, with amino-acid sequence MAKRIDVSGLTAYYGSHKAIDDISMTVEPRSVTAFIGPSGCGKSTFLRTLNRMHEVTPGGRVEGKVMLDDQNLYAKDVDPVAVRRTVGMVFQRPNPFPTMSIFDNVAAGLRLNGKYKKSQLNDIVERSLKGANLWNEVKDRLNKPGSGLSGGQQQRLCIARAIAVEPDVLLMDEPCSALDPISTLAIEDLIGELKERFTIVIVTHNMQQAARVSDRTAFFNLAAVGQPGKLIEIDDTDRIFSNPSVQATEDYISGRFG; translated from the coding sequence ATGGCCAAGCGAATCGACGTCAGCGGCCTCACCGCTTACTACGGCTCCCACAAGGCGATCGACGACATCTCGATGACCGTCGAGCCCCGCTCCGTCACGGCCTTCATCGGCCCGTCCGGCTGCGGCAAGTCCACCTTCCTGCGCACCCTGAACCGGATGCACGAGGTCACCCCCGGTGGCCGCGTCGAGGGCAAGGTGATGCTGGACGACCAGAACCTGTACGCCAAGGACGTCGACCCGGTCGCCGTGCGCCGTACGGTCGGCATGGTGTTCCAGCGCCCCAACCCGTTCCCGACCATGTCGATCTTCGACAACGTGGCGGCGGGCCTGCGCCTGAACGGCAAGTACAAGAAGAGCCAGCTCAACGACATCGTCGAGCGCTCGCTGAAGGGCGCGAACCTCTGGAACGAGGTCAAGGACCGCCTCAACAAGCCGGGCTCCGGCCTGTCCGGCGGCCAGCAGCAGCGCCTGTGCATCGCCCGCGCCATCGCGGTCGAGCCGGACGTCCTGCTGATGGACGAGCCCTGCTCCGCCCTGGACCCGATCTCCACGCTCGCCATCGAGGACCTGATCGGTGAGCTGAAGGAGCGCTTCACGATCGTCATCGTGACGCACAACATGCAGCAGGCGGCGCGCGTCTCGGACCGCACGGCGTTCTTCAACCTGGCGGCCGTCGGCCAGCCCGGCAAGCTGATCGAGATCGACGACACGGATCGGATCTTCTCGAACCCGTCCGTGCAGGCGACGGAGGACTACATCTCCGGCCGCTTCGGGTAA
- the pstS gene encoding phosphate ABC transporter substrate-binding protein PstS, whose translation MKLHRKTGLRATALGALVVSGALVLTACGSDENVSPDGTKKTGAASNIKCDGAKGQLLAAGSTAQKNAMDLWVKNFQAACAGVEVNYQAIGSGGGITKFNQGQVAFAGSDSALKEDEVAESQKICKGGKGINLPMVGGPVAIGYKLDGVDNLILDAPTIAKIFSSKITKWNDPAIAKLNPGVSLPDVAIQAFHRSDESGTTQNLGKYLSEAAAADWKFDPKTKSWPAPGGQAANGSSGVAAAVKDTNGAIGYFELSYATANKISTVKLNTGAAQPVEATTENASKAIAAAKIKGTGNDLALSLDYKTKAEGAYPIILVTYEIACDKGNKAETLPTLKAFLNYTASEEGQKVLSDAGYAPLPAEIAAKVREIVPTLS comes from the coding sequence GTGAAGCTTCATCGGAAGACCGGGCTTCGCGCCACCGCGCTCGGCGCCCTCGTCGTCTCCGGCGCCCTGGTTCTCACGGCGTGTGGTTCGGACGAGAACGTCAGCCCCGACGGCACCAAGAAGACCGGCGCCGCATCGAACATCAAGTGCGACGGCGCCAAGGGCCAGCTGCTCGCGGCCGGCTCGACGGCGCAGAAGAACGCCATGGACCTGTGGGTGAAGAACTTCCAGGCGGCGTGTGCGGGCGTCGAGGTCAACTACCAGGCCATCGGCTCCGGCGGCGGCATCACCAAGTTCAACCAGGGCCAGGTCGCCTTCGCGGGCTCCGACTCCGCCCTGAAGGAGGACGAGGTCGCCGAGTCGCAGAAGATCTGCAAGGGCGGCAAGGGCATCAACCTCCCGATGGTCGGCGGCCCCGTCGCCATCGGTTACAAGCTGGACGGCGTGGACAACCTGATCCTCGACGCCCCCACCATCGCCAAGATCTTCTCCTCGAAGATCACCAAGTGGAACGACCCGGCGATCGCCAAGCTGAACCCGGGCGTCTCCCTCCCGGACGTCGCCATCCAGGCCTTCCACCGCTCCGACGAGTCGGGCACCACGCAGAACCTCGGCAAGTACCTCTCCGAGGCCGCCGCGGCCGACTGGAAGTTCGACCCGAAGACGAAGTCGTGGCCCGCCCCCGGCGGCCAGGCCGCGAACGGCTCCTCCGGTGTCGCGGCCGCCGTCAAGGACACCAACGGCGCGATCGGCTACTTCGAGCTGTCCTACGCGACGGCCAACAAGATCAGCACGGTCAAGCTGAACACGGGCGCCGCCCAGCCGGTCGAGGCCACCACGGAGAACGCCTCCAAGGCGATCGCCGCCGCCAAGATCAAGGGCACGGGCAACGACCTCGCCCTGTCCCTCGACTACAAGACCAAGGCCGAGGGCGCGTACCCGATCATCCTGGTCACGTACGAGATCGCCTGCGACAAGGGCAACAAGGCCGAGACCCTGCCCACGCTGAAGGCGTTCCTCAACTACACCGCCAGCGAGGAGGGCCAGAAGGTCCTCTCGGACGCGGGCTACGCCCCGCTGCCGGCCGAGATCGCGGCGAAGGTCCGCGAGATCGTCCCCACCCTGTCGTAA
- a CDS encoding metal-sensitive transcriptional regulator — MTTTEAAGLPVSGHEAAPAHTDGDHGHGVHGYHKQKDEHLKRLRRIEGQIRGLQRMVDEDVYCIDILTQVSASTKALQSFALQLLEEHLRHCVADAAVKGGDEIDAKVEEATKAIARMMRT; from the coding sequence ATGACGACCACCGAGGCGGCCGGCCTTCCGGTCTCGGGCCACGAGGCGGCCCCCGCGCACACCGACGGAGACCACGGTCACGGGGTGCACGGATACCACAAGCAGAAGGACGAGCACCTCAAGCGACTGCGCCGGATCGAGGGCCAGATCAGGGGCCTGCAGCGGATGGTCGACGAGGACGTCTACTGCATCGACATACTCACGCAGGTGTCCGCGTCGACGAAGGCGCTGCAGTCCTTCGCGCTCCAGCTGCTGGAGGAGCACCTGCGCCACTGTGTCGCGGACGCGGCCGTCAAGGGCGGCGACGAGATCGACGCGAAGGTCGAAGAGGCGACGAAGGCGATCGCCCGCATGATGCGGACCTGA
- a CDS encoding inorganic phosphate transporter: MDTFALVVTVGVALFFTYTNGFHDSANAIATSVSTRALTPRAALLMAAVMNLAGAFLGSGVAKTVSEGLIATPQGDKGMGILFAALVGAIVWNLITWYFGLPSSSSHALFGGMVGAALAGGTEVIWSGVIEKIVIPMFISPFVGLIVGYLVMAAIMWLFRKAGPHKTKRGFRIAQTVSAAGMALGHGLQDAQKTMGIVVMALVIADVEQAGDPIPLWVKVASAVMLSLGTYAGGWRIMRTLGRRIIELDPPQGFAAETTAASVMYSASFMFHAPISTTHVITSAIMGVGATKRVNAVRWGVAKNIVLGWFITMPAAALVAAASFFVVQLLFG; the protein is encoded by the coding sequence GTGGACACCTTTGCGCTGGTCGTGACCGTCGGGGTCGCGCTCTTCTTCACGTACACGAACGGCTTCCACGACTCGGCGAACGCCATCGCCACGTCGGTGTCGACCCGGGCCCTGACCCCGCGCGCCGCGCTGCTCATGGCCGCGGTCATGAACCTGGCCGGTGCCTTCCTGGGCAGCGGGGTCGCCAAGACCGTCAGCGAGGGCCTGATCGCCACGCCCCAGGGCGACAAGGGGATGGGCATCCTCTTCGCCGCGCTGGTGGGTGCGATCGTCTGGAACCTGATCACCTGGTACTTCGGCCTGCCGTCGTCGTCCTCGCACGCGCTGTTCGGCGGCATGGTGGGCGCCGCGCTGGCCGGGGGCACGGAAGTCATCTGGTCCGGGGTGATCGAGAAGATCGTCATCCCGATGTTCATCTCGCCGTTCGTCGGCCTGATCGTCGGCTATCTGGTGATGGCCGCGATCATGTGGCTGTTCCGGAAGGCCGGCCCGCACAAGACCAAGCGGGGCTTCCGCATCGCGCAGACCGTCTCGGCGGCCGGCATGGCGCTCGGCCACGGCCTCCAGGACGCCCAGAAGACCATGGGCATCGTGGTGATGGCCCTGGTCATCGCCGATGTGGAGCAGGCCGGCGACCCGATCCCGCTGTGGGTGAAGGTCGCGAGCGCGGTGATGCTGTCCCTCGGTACGTACGCGGGCGGCTGGCGCATCATGCGGACGCTGGGGCGCCGCATCATCGAGCTGGACCCGCCGCAGGGCTTCGCGGCGGAGACCACGGCGGCGTCCGTCATGTACTCGGCGTCGTTCATGTTCCACGCGCCGATCTCCACGACGCATGTGATCACCTCGGCGATCATGGGTGTGGGGGCGACGAAGCGGGTGAACGCGGTGCGGTGGGGCGTCGCGAAGAACATCGTGCTCGGGTGGTTCATCACCATGCCGGCGGCGGCGCTCGTCGCGGCGGCGAGCTTCTTCGTGGTGCAGCTGCTGTTCGGCTGA
- the pstC gene encoding phosphate ABC transporter permease subunit PstC, which produces MATATTTPPPGRNDITPPKGSSPSRAGDRIFLGLSRGSGITLLVIMAAIAVFLTYRAVLAISKDEGNFLTTSEWNPAGSPPVFGIAVLAFGTIVSSIIAMVIAVPIAIGIALFISHYAPRKLAAPLAYVVDLLAAVPSIIYGLWGAIFLVPYLDGLNKWLDQYMGWTYIFDKSGEGVARNLFTVGILLAIMILPIITNVTREVFLQVPRMHEEAALALGATRWEVIRMSVLPFGRSGIISASMLGLGRALGETMAVAVVLSPSFIISGHLLDPGGGTFAQNIAAKFNEADEFGRDALIASGLVLFVITLLVNGAARWIIARRKEYSGANA; this is translated from the coding sequence ATGGCCACAGCCACCACCACGCCGCCTCCCGGGCGCAACGACATAACCCCACCCAAGGGCAGCAGCCCCTCCCGCGCGGGTGACCGGATCTTCCTGGGCCTGTCCCGCGGATCCGGCATCACCCTGCTCGTGATCATGGCCGCGATCGCGGTCTTCCTCACGTACCGCGCGGTCCTCGCGATCTCGAAGGACGAGGGCAACTTCCTCACGACGTCCGAGTGGAACCCGGCGGGCTCCCCGCCGGTCTTCGGCATCGCCGTCCTCGCCTTCGGCACGATCGTCAGCTCGATCATCGCCATGGTGATCGCCGTGCCGATCGCCATCGGTATCGCGCTGTTCATCTCGCACTACGCGCCGCGCAAGCTCGCCGCGCCGCTGGCGTACGTCGTCGACCTGCTCGCCGCCGTGCCCAGCATCATCTACGGCCTGTGGGGCGCGATCTTCCTCGTCCCCTACCTGGACGGCCTGAACAAGTGGCTCGACCAGTACATGGGCTGGACGTACATCTTCGACAAGTCCGGCGAAGGCGTCGCCCGGAACCTGTTCACCGTCGGCATCCTGCTGGCGATCATGATCCTGCCGATCATCACGAACGTCACCCGTGAGGTCTTCCTCCAGGTGCCTCGGATGCACGAGGAGGCCGCCCTGGCCCTCGGCGCCACGCGCTGGGAGGTCATCCGGATGTCGGTCCTGCCGTTCGGCCGTTCCGGCATCATCAGCGCCTCCATGCTGGGCCTGGGCCGCGCGCTCGGCGAGACGATGGCCGTGGCCGTCGTCCTGTCCCCGAGCTTCATCATCTCCGGGCACCTCCTCGACCCGGGCGGCGGCACGTTCGCGCAGAACATCGCCGCGAAGTTCAACGAGGCCGACGAATTCGGCCGGGACGCCCTGATCGCCTCCGGTCTCGTCCTCTTCGTCATCACGCTGCTGGTCAACGGCGCGGCCCGGTGGATCATCGCGCGCCGCAAGGAGTACTCGGGGGCCAACGCATGA
- a CDS encoding DUF47 domain-containing protein yields the protein MRFRLTPRETSFYDMFSASADNIVTGSKLLMELLGAEVSARAEIAERMRAAEHAGDDATHAIFHQLNSSFITPFDREDIYALASSLDDIMDFMEEAVDLVVLYNIEELPKGVEQQIEVLARAAELTAEAMPHLRTMDNLTEYWIEVNRLENQADQIHRKLLAHLFNGKYDAIEVLKLKQIVDVLEEAADAFEHVANTVETIAVKES from the coding sequence GTGCGCTTTCGTCTGACCCCCAGGGAGACGAGCTTCTACGACATGTTCTCCGCGTCCGCGGACAACATCGTCACCGGCTCGAAGCTCCTGATGGAACTGCTCGGAGCGGAGGTGTCCGCGCGGGCCGAGATCGCGGAGCGCATGCGGGCGGCGGAGCACGCGGGGGACGACGCGACCCACGCGATCTTCCACCAGCTGAACTCCTCCTTCATCACGCCGTTCGACCGCGAGGACATCTACGCCCTCGCCTCGTCGCTCGACGACATCATGGACTTCATGGAGGAGGCCGTCGACCTCGTTGTCCTCTACAACATCGAGGAGCTGCCGAAGGGTGTCGAGCAGCAGATCGAGGTGCTGGCCCGGGCTGCCGAGCTGACCGCCGAGGCCATGCCGCACCTGCGGACGATGGACAACCTCACCGAGTACTGGATCGAGGTCAACCGGCTCGAGAACCAGGCCGACCAGATCCACCGCAAGCTGCTCGCCCACCTCTTCAACGGCAAGTACGACGCCATCGAGGTGCTGAAGCTGAAGCAGATCGTGGACGTGCTGGAGGAGGCGGCCGACGCCTTCGAGCACGTGGCGAACACGGTGGAGACCATCGCCGTCAAGGAGTCCTGA